Proteins encoded in a region of the Zea mays cultivar B73 chromosome 4, Zm-B73-REFERENCE-NAM-5.0, whole genome shotgun sequence genome:
- the LOC103652755 gene encoding glutamate synthase 1 [NADH], chloroplastic, producing MQLKLENLIVEKKKVAYVNDAIEMLERMAHRGACSCEKNTGDGAGIMVALPHDFFKEVAKDAGFELPPPGEYDVGMFFMPTDEKRREKGKAEFKKVAESLGHVILGWRLVPTDNSDLGESALETEPVIEQVFVTKSSRSEAEFEQQLYILRRLSIISVRASLNIKRGGERDFYMCSLSSRTIVYKGQLKPSQLKGYYYADLGHENFMSYMALVNTKLWHLHKNCHDHSRRMGTNNSKVVVRRYTPMQASNFELSYHHCSTHMLFQSWFLMP from the exons ATGCAACTTAAGCTTGAGAACCTTATTGTGGAGAAAAAGAAAGTTGCATAT GTTAATGATGCTATTGAGATGCTTGAGAGAATGGCTCACCGTGGTGCCTGCAGCTGCGAGAAGAATACAGGAGATGGTGCCGGCATCATGGTCGCTCTACCACATGACTTCTTCAAAGAG GTCGCAAAGGATGCTGGGTTTGAGCTACCCCCACCAGGCGAGTATGATGTTGGAATGTTTTTTATGCCAACAGATGAAAAGCGTCGTGAGAAAGGCAAAGCTGAGTTTAAGAAG GTTGCAGAATCACTGGGACATGTAATACTCGGGTGGCGTCTGGTTCCGACTGACAACTCAGACTTGGGTGAATCTGCACTCGAGACTGAGCCAGTCATTGAGCAGGTTTTCGTTACCAAGAGCTCAAGATCAGAGGCTGAGTTTGAGCAACAG CTATATATCCTTAGGAGACTCTCAATCATCTCTGTTCGAGCCTCTCTGAACATTAAGCGTGGTGGAGAGAGGGATTTCTACATGTGCTCTCTATCTTCTAG GACTATTGTTTACAAGGGCCAGCTTAAACCGTCCCAGCTTAAGGGGTACTACTATGCAGACCTAGGTCATGAAAACTTCATGAGTTATATGGCtctggtaaatacaaaactttggcACTTACACAAAAATTGTCATGATCATAGTCGACGGATGGGAACCAATAATAGCAAGGTTGTTGTAAGAAGATACACTCCTATGCAGGCATCGAACTTTGAACTGTCCTACCATCACTGCTCTACTCATATGCTATTTCAGTCCTGGTTCTTGATGCCTTAA
- the LOC103652757 gene encoding NHP2-like protein 1: protein MESTVNPKAYPLADAQLTMGILDIIQHSTNYKQLKKGANEATNTLNRGISEFVVMAADTEPLEILLHLPLLAEDKTKSSHTRVDD from the exons ATGGAGTCCACGGTGAACCCGAAGGCGTACCCACTGGCTGATGCGCAGCTAACGATGGGTATCCTCGATATCATCCAGCACTCCACCAACTACAAGCAGCTCAAGAAGGGAGCGAACGAAG CGACGAATACCCTGAATAGGGGGATATCAGAGTTTGTTGTGATGGCGGCGGATACAGAGCCTCTTGAGATCCTACTCCACCTCCCCTTGTTAGCTGAGGATAAG ACAAAATCATCTCATACAAGAGTTGATGATTGA